CCACGTTGTCGGCGACGACGACGCCGCCGACGGCGACTTTGTCGGCCACCTCGTGGAAGCCGTCGACGTAGCGCTCCTTCTCGTGGTCGACGAGGACGCAGTCGAACGGTCCCTCGTACTCCCCGACCAGTTCGAGAGCGTCGCCCACCTGGTAGTCGAACGCGGGCGCGTAATCCGCCTCCGAGAGCCAGTCGTACGCCATGTCGAGTTCCTCGCGGTCGTGTTCGGTCAGTACCACTTCCCCGGCGTTCATCCCGCGGGCCCACCACGTCGCAGAGTAGCCGAATCCCGACCCGAACTCGAAGACGCGTTCGGCGTCGGTGAGGCGGGCGAGGACGCGGAGCGTCCCCCCGGCCGCCGGGCCGACGTGGGGGAAGCCCTCCCGGTCGGCGTGGGCGGCCATCTCCGCCTGCACGTCGTCGTGTTCCGGCGCCAGTCCGTCGAGGTATCGGCCGATGAGTTCGTCCATACGTACGCTTCCGAATGCCGGCACCTCAGTCTACCCCCTACGTACCTTTGGGTCCCCCAATCCACGCCGTTAAGTCGCCGCCGACCGTCATCTTCGACCATGTTCGACCCCGACGAATTGGAGGAGATACGAGAGGCGAAGGACGAGTGGGAGGAGGAGACGCTCGCGCCGACGCTGGACCGCTTCGGGGAGCGCCGGGAGGAGTTTCGGACCGACACCGAGGGACAGGAGGTCAAACGGCTGTACACCCCCGACGACGTGGCCGGCCACGACTACCGCGAGGACGCCGGCTTCCCGGGCGAGGAGCCCTACACCCGCGGCGTCTACCCGACGATGCACCGCGGCCGCCTGTGGACGATGCGGCAGTACGCCGGGATGGGCACCGCCGCCGAGACGAACGAGCGCTTCGAGTACCTCATCGAGAACGGCTCCTCGGGGCTGTCGATGGCGTTCGACCTCCCGACGCAGAAGGGGTACGACTCCGACGCGGCGATGGCGGCGGGCGAAGTCGGCAAGGCCGGCGTCGCCATCGACACCCTGCGCGACATGGAAGTCGTCTTCGACGAAATCCCCCTGGACGAGGTATCGACGTCGATGACCATCAACGCGCCCGCGGCGGTGCTCCTCGCGATGTACATCGCCATCGGCGACCAGCAGGGCGTGCCGCGCGAGGAACTGCGCGGGACCATCCAGAACGACATCCTGAAGGAGTACATCGCGCGCAACCTCTACATCTACCCGCCGGAGTCGTCGATGCGGCTCATCACGGACATCTTCGAGTTCTGCGGCGCCGAGACGCCGAACTTCAACACCATCTCCATCTCCGGCTACCACATCCGCGAGGCGGGGTCGACCGCCGCACAGGAGATAGCGTTCACGCTCGGCGACGGCATCGAGTACGTCGAGGCGGCCCTCGACGCCGGCCTCGACGTCGACGAGTTCGCGCCCCAGTTGTCGTTCTTCTTCAACGCGCACAACAACATCTTCGAGGAGGTGGCGAAGTTCCGCGCCGCCCGGCGCATGTGGGGCAAGATAATGGAGGAGCGCTTCGGCGCGGAGAACCCGAAATCCAAGCAGCTGAAGTTCCACACGCAGACGGGCGGCTCCACCCTCACGGCCCAGCAGGTGGAGAACAACGTCGTCCGCGTCGGCTATCAGGCGCTCGCGGCCGTCCTCGGCGGGACGCAGAGCCTCCACACGAACGGGAAGGACGAGGCGCTGTCGCTCCCGACGGAGAAGTCCGTCCGGACGGCGCTGCGCACCCAGCAGATTCTCGCGCACGAGTCCGGCGCCGCGGATACCATCGACCCCCTCGCGGGCAGTTACTACGTCGAGTCGCTGACCGACGAATTAGAAGAGGAAGCGTTCGAGATTCTGGAGGACGTCGGCCGCCGCGGCGGGATGCTCGACGCCGTGAAGTCCCAGTGGGTCCAGCGGCAGATTCAGGACGTCGCGTACGAGCGTCAGCGCGAGATAGAGGAGGGAGAGCGAGTCATCGTCGGCGTCAACGAGTACCAGGTCGACGAGGAACCGGACCCCGACGTCGAGGAGATGGACGAGGAGGACGAGGAGCGACAGAAGGAGCGACTGGCCGAGGTGAAAGAAGAGCGCGACGAGGAGGCCGTCGAGGAGGCCCTCGCCGCCCTCCGCGACGCCGCCGCGGGCGACGCCAACCTCGTCCCGCCCATCGTCGACGCCGTGAAGACGTACGCGACGGTCGGCGAGATATCGAACACGCTCCGCGACGAGTTCGGCGAGTACCGCCCGTCGGCCTGACTCCTCCTCCTCTCTCCTCGTCTCCCCCGTGACACTCGTTCCCGCGCCTCAGAAACGTTGATTGTCCGACACTCGGTGGGTACTGGTATGTTCCTTCGCACCTGATCAGCGCCGTTCGACCCGTCCGTCCGCCCGGCCCTCGCGGGCCGACGGCGGGCGGTTCGCCCGGTCCGCCGACCGTCGCTTCCCGACGCGGCCGCGCCCCGATGGCACCGCCGCGTCGCCGTCCCGTGTTCGACCGAACTCCGTAGATACATCCATGTCACGCAAACGCTCAGACGACTCGGACCGCAGTTCGTCCCTCTCGCTCGTCGCGCCCAGCGTCTACCGCCGGTCGCCCCGCGACGCCCCGCCCCTGACCGTTCAGGCCGGGTTCGTCGGCCTCGTCGTCGCCGGCGTCGCCGTCCTCTCGTACCCCGTCGCGGCCGTCGCGGCGGCGGTCGGCGTCGCCGTCGTCGGACTGCTCG
This Halogeometricum sp. S3BR5-2 DNA region includes the following protein-coding sequences:
- a CDS encoding O-methyltransferase, which codes for MDELIGRYLDGLAPEHDDVQAEMAAHADREGFPHVGPAAGGTLRVLARLTDAERVFEFGSGFGYSATWWARGMNAGEVVLTEHDREELDMAYDWLSEADYAPAFDYQVGDALELVGEYEGPFDCVLVDHEKERYVDGFHEVADKVAVGGVVVADNVVQGPADFETLVEYAEGEGVPDDASAATRGIAAYLDAVRAAPDFETTVLPVGSGLTVSVRTGE
- a CDS encoding acyl-CoA mutase large subunit family protein; translated protein: MFDPDELEEIREAKDEWEEETLAPTLDRFGERREEFRTDTEGQEVKRLYTPDDVAGHDYREDAGFPGEEPYTRGVYPTMHRGRLWTMRQYAGMGTAAETNERFEYLIENGSSGLSMAFDLPTQKGYDSDAAMAAGEVGKAGVAIDTLRDMEVVFDEIPLDEVSTSMTINAPAAVLLAMYIAIGDQQGVPREELRGTIQNDILKEYIARNLYIYPPESSMRLITDIFEFCGAETPNFNTISISGYHIREAGSTAAQEIAFTLGDGIEYVEAALDAGLDVDEFAPQLSFFFNAHNNIFEEVAKFRAARRMWGKIMEERFGAENPKSKQLKFHTQTGGSTLTAQQVENNVVRVGYQALAAVLGGTQSLHTNGKDEALSLPTEKSVRTALRTQQILAHESGAADTIDPLAGSYYVESLTDELEEEAFEILEDVGRRGGMLDAVKSQWVQRQIQDVAYERQREIEEGERVIVGVNEYQVDEEPDPDVEEMDEEDEERQKERLAEVKEERDEEAVEEALAALRDAAAGDANLVPPIVDAVKTYATVGEISNTLRDEFGEYRPSA